The genomic segment gTAACTGTTATATGGAAAGAGATATGTAATACAATGTGTAgaatgtataaatatttgaataaagcaGAACTCTGTACTGTATGTCCTCACTGTAGACTAATATTCAACAGGAATAAGACATAATACTCTGATCTAGATCATTAAAATGATTACAATGATATGATAGGTGAGACaggtgaggatgaggatgatgatgatgcacaGCCTCACCTGATCACATCCTCAACACACACTAATACACAAACATACATGAAGTTCTCagaattaatcaaataaataaatctcttcAAAAATTCGTTCATGTTGAGACATGTTTCTGTTATAGAGTAGAACTGAACGATCTGGAACTGTTCTGATCTCTGGAGGATCTGCAGGATTTAGGTCTACCTGGATCAGAAGGTGGAGCTTCACATGAATGAAGATGGATGAGAACCTTCCctaacaaataaagttttttcatttcattccaGAACCTCAGTCCAACATGTTCTAAGGCTGCAGAACTTCACTGAACGATCCCGGTTCTGTTGGGTTTAACTCTCTTATTGTGTGTTCCAGGGTTTACCTGCAGTTTTCTCTGGACcacctcctcatcctcagcCCGTCTGTCACCATGGTTACTTACCTGAAGCATAAGGGGGAGGAGCCTGGAGATGATGTCACAGATGAACATGAAGACCATCCGAAGGAGGAGCAGAgatggaagaggaagaggagggagggaaATGAAGATTCTtcagactcctcctcctctgatgtCATGACAGCAGTCTGTGTGGGCGGGGCCTCACAGTCCTGTGTTTCCATGGTCATCAGAGTGGAACAGAAAGGAGGTTTGGTCTGGAAGAACacagagggggcggagcttcagctcTGCTTCTCACTCAGAGCTGCTGTGATTGGTCCATTGGTCAGCTGGAGGCGGGACCCTAAGAACAAACCGTTgacggaggaggaggcggagccagacaaagagcatAAAGTTAGTGATTGTGTGATGAAGTGTTCCCATGATGCACCTGTCCTGACCTCTGTGTGTGCATGAACACCTGTGTGTGCAGGTGCAGCTGCAGTTCTCAGGTGTGTGTCCTCGATGGTTTCCAGTCCTCCAGTCTGGACGTCTCTACAGAGTCCTGATGGTTCAGGTACAACACCTGTGATTCAGTCatgaggggcggggctaactGTTACCTGCAGGTTTGACACCTGGATTCTGAACTGGTCAGCTGTGGTTCAGAGGTGAAGCTAGTTTATATTTCATAGTGATATGTCATCAGACGCAGCAGGATGTGATACCTGCTGATGATTGACCAACCAATGAAATGTTACACCTGAGGTCCAATCATCTCATTTATCTTGGATTCATCTCAGGGATTAGAGATCACGAATATACAGAAAACTCTGTTAAGAAAAGTCTATTTGACActgaaaatggtaaaaatgaagtgaaaaattaaattaaatcttttatatcctgtcattttttttattttttatttttatttttaattgtttcaccTTTGTATTCCCTGCTGTTTGGTGAATATGAACAGCTCTTCCTCTGTACCTGAACTCTACCTGTGACAAACACACAGGAGACGATGGCGTCGCCTGAAGAGTATAAACTCACTCAGAGTTCATCACAGTTCTTACAGTCATGATCAAACCCAGCCAGCATCAGTATAAATGAGACTGTGATTGTAGATACgactattatgggatggtcaATCACTGTGAAGTATGAACaggcggtcgacctctgattggaaggttgtgggtttgATTCCTGTCTtaccatgtgttgaagtgtccttgggtagGACTCTGAACCTGAATCACCTCAGGTTGAAGGTTCTAGAGATCATCAGTGGATCCACCATCAGtgaatgttcatttttaaatgtgactgTAGAGCTTCTGAGAAGATCCAGAACACAGTAGAAGTACACACCGTTTACTAAAGTGTATTTACTATACACTTTGACATCAGAGCTGTCAcctgtaaaacattaaaaactctcCTGGACAATCCaaaactcttcaaccgtttactgGATctacatgaatcagctgattctgacatgaAGAGAGCATCTTATCAGATTTACAATCATAAATAACTCACGACTAACAGGAAGTGATGCAGAACAATGTAAATCTGCTTTAGAATCTAATAGAACGACGTTCATTACCTTAATGGTTGAATAGTTACTGTAGCAGTCAGTCGAATTGAAGAAGAGTCTTTACTGGTGGTCTGAAGTGGTTTATTCCGTGAATTCTTCACCACCACAATAAACCAACGTAAGAGCTTTACAGAGtaaacagaaaagaacaaaattacAATTAACTCAAATTTGCagtaaataaacttcaagtaaAATCAACCTTTTGTTTACCTTGTTACCACCTTCGACTGGTGCTAAAGTTCATAATTGTCCTTTGATCGTTGGCTTTATGCACCTTGCAATACACGTTTTCTTCGTAACTTTCGTGGTCAAGCTTCTGTATCTCACAAGGATATAACtcgccttcaaaataaaatacatccggTCCTTTGgcaatatcaaaataaaagcttgtcgTATTTGTCTaataagaaagaaataaacatttctttcaaacTGTGTTAAACATATGGACAACCTTTACAGTTATGATTGACTAGAAATGTAAACTctgatgttaaagagttaaacttCAAGACCCTGCAGGTCTGTGACTCACCTTTCCAGGTGTTTGTCTCTAAAACTCTGACTCTGATTGGTCCTCTGCTGTCTCACAGGTTCTCTTTGATCTCAGTTCCCATGAAGCCTCAGGGAACAACAGGGCGGAGTTTCTCTCAGACTCCACCCTTCAGGTTGGATCTGATTGGAGGTTCCACACTCTACCACGCCCCCTGCTGCTGCCCTCCTGTCTACAGGTAACACATTCGCCTTCATGAGGACCTGAACCTGGTTATTGTCTCAGCTAACAGCTGATGGTTCTCAGCTGGTTCTGGAACCACAGTCACTGATGTTGTGTCACTCTTGAGGTGTTGAGGGGGGGGGGAGTCTGTTATGTGTCCAAACAGGTGATGACCTTCACACCTGTGTGTAGGAGGAATCTGTCTTTAAACCAGTGCTCTGATCTCTCTCACCTTTTGGTGATTTCAGGCCACGCCCCCTGTGCTGTCTGTCAGTCAGGTCATGGACAACAGGTGAGCTGTTatttaaagaggccataccataatatttttatgtctttaaggGTAAACTATACCCATTAATATGATCAGATAtctttgaaacactaaaaaacacataatttatgaaatattaatacatttcatttaattacttttgtttaatttatttataaatatttagttattacTGCAGctccactttggggttctttatagagaggaataaacagtaaaatgcatttaaaacctcaaaacgGAGAACTTTCATGGTAGGAAAcccttta from the Oryzias melastigma strain HK-1 unplaced genomic scaffold, ASM292280v2 sc00449, whole genome shotgun sequence genome contains:
- the LOC112139582 gene encoding CST complex subunit CTC1 codes for the protein MVTERFLQSEFPSVDHLDQENFITFRDSRVYLQFSLDHLLILSPSVTMVTYLKHKGEEPGDDVTDEHEDHPKEEQRWKRKRREGNEDSSDSSSSDVMTAVCVGGASQSCVSMVIRVEQKGGLVWKNTEGAELQLCFSLRAAVIGPLVSWRRDPKNKPLTEEEAEPDKEHKVQLQFSGVCPRWFPVLQSGRLYRVLMVQVLFDLSSHEASGNNRAEFLSDSTLQVGSDWRFHTLPRPLLLPSCLQATPPVLSVSQVMDNRSELVCFQGQISERISVDDGNTEPGNTGTYSGTHSGTHSGTHSGI